The following are from one region of the Nostoc cf. commune SO-36 genome:
- a CDS encoding DUF1802 family protein — translation MLMELITTSHALKEWAVAVNALESGKTIMLLRKGGIHERNGHFQVAHKQVLLYPTYEHQQAFMLKSEYADSVYPVTSGWHPETVRIGSWAEITDILPVSDELIVNALLPFHIWNEHFISDRLKWKPRQPLYILLLRTYKLSQEQEIPYHSKYGGCKSWIDLDQPIHFQAAQPVLSNFAYTQLVETIRQIVGDKLYAPSF, via the coding sequence ATGCTGATGGAATTGATTACAACTTCTCATGCTCTCAAAGAATGGGCAGTCGCCGTAAATGCCTTGGAAAGTGGCAAAACAATTATGCTACTCCGCAAAGGCGGTATCCATGAACGAAATGGACATTTCCAAGTTGCCCACAAGCAAGTTTTGCTTTACCCTACTTATGAACATCAGCAAGCTTTCATGCTGAAATCTGAGTATGCCGATAGCGTCTATCCCGTAACATCAGGTTGGCATCCTGAAACAGTTCGCATCGGCAGTTGGGCTGAAATTACGGATATTTTGCCAGTGAGTGACGAATTGATTGTCAATGCCTTGCTTCCTTTCCATATTTGGAACGAGCATTTTATTAGCGATCGCCTCAAATGGAAACCACGCCAGCCGCTTTACATTCTGCTCTTACGAACTTACAAACTTTCCCAAGAGCAAGAAATTCCCTACCACTCTAAATATGGCGGTTGCAAGTCATGGATTGATTTAGATCAACCAATTCACTTCCAAGCAGCACAACCAGTTTTATCTAACTTTGCATACACCCAATTAGTAGAGACAATTCGCCAGATTGTCGGCGATAAGTTGTATGCTCCATCCTTCTAA
- the rtcA gene encoding RNA 3'-terminal phosphate cyclase, with product MIEIDGSYGEGGGQVLRTSLSLAAITGEPIRISGIRAGRKKPGLAAQHLTAVRAAARICNAQLQGDALGSMLLEFIPGSAVQAGIYTFDVSKAQVGGSAGAIALVLQTILLPLALASGNSQITLKGGTHVNFSPTVTYIEQVYLPILQRMGVEAQVKLGAWGWFPQGGGEVELQVHGGGKLNGIDLLERGDLQQVRGLAVVTELPSHIPQRMANRAENLLREAHLKVAIHALRERGIAPGAGIFLTAEYENSLTGFGGFGRLRLSAETVAEIACQQLLEFHHTGAAVDEHLADQLLLPAALASQESYYRVAEVSRHLTTNAAVIEQFGLAQIRVNEAEKIVSVKSLTR from the coding sequence ATGATTGAAATTGACGGTTCCTACGGAGAGGGAGGCGGACAAGTTCTTCGCACTTCCTTAAGTCTAGCCGCCATCACTGGCGAACCCATACGAATTTCAGGCATTCGCGCTGGACGTAAAAAGCCAGGATTAGCGGCACAACACTTAACCGCAGTTCGGGCTGCGGCGAGGATTTGTAATGCCCAACTGCAAGGTGATGCTTTGGGTTCAATGCTGCTGGAATTCATCCCAGGTAGTGCTGTGCAAGCTGGAATTTATACCTTTGATGTTAGTAAAGCACAAGTTGGTGGTTCTGCGGGTGCGATCGCTCTAGTTTTACAGACAATTCTCTTACCTTTGGCACTAGCATCTGGCAATTCCCAGATAACGCTAAAAGGTGGAACTCATGTAAACTTTAGCCCAACAGTGACGTACATTGAGCAAGTTTATCTACCGATATTGCAACGCATGGGTGTAGAGGCGCAAGTCAAGTTAGGTGCTTGGGGGTGGTTTCCCCAAGGTGGGGGAGAGGTTGAGTTACAGGTGCATGGCGGTGGTAAACTCAATGGAATCGACTTGTTGGAACGGGGAGATTTACAACAGGTGCGGGGGCTAGCAGTGGTGACAGAATTGCCTTCCCACATTCCCCAACGGATGGCGAATCGGGCGGAAAATTTGTTACGGGAAGCCCATTTGAAAGTTGCTATACACGCCTTGCGAGAAAGAGGTATAGCACCTGGGGCGGGTATTTTTTTAACTGCTGAGTATGAGAACAGCTTAACTGGCTTTGGTGGATTTGGGCGTTTGCGGTTGTCGGCGGAGACAGTTGCAGAAATTGCTTGTCAGCAACTGCTTGAGTTCCATCATACTGGCGCAGCAGTGGATGAACATTTAGCAGATCAGTTATTATTACCAGCTGCTTTAGCTTCGCAAGAAAGTTATTACCGGGTAGCTGAGGTGAGTAGACATTTGACGACGAATGCAGCCGTAATTGAACAATTTGGGTTGGCACAGATTAGGGTAAATGAAGCCGAAAAAATCGTATCGGTAAAGAGTTTGACTAGATGA